A genome region from Anastrepha obliqua isolate idAnaObli1 chromosome 4, idAnaObli1_1.0, whole genome shotgun sequence includes the following:
- the LOC129246144 gene encoding probable protein BRICK1-B, whose amino-acid sequence MSAIHREGVQKQIHQDWANREYIEVITASIKRITDFLNSFDMSCRSRLAVLNEKLSTLERRIDYLEACVTQGETLT is encoded by the exons ATGAGTGCTATACATAGAGAAGGTGTACAAAAGCAAATCCATCAGGATTGGGCTAATCGTGAATACATAGAAGTGATAACAGCAAGCATAAAGCGCATAACGGACTTTCTTAATTCTTTTG ACATGTCCTGTCGTTCCCGCCTTGCTGTGCTGAATGAAAAATTGTCGACGTTAGAACGCCGAATCGATTACTTAGAAGCATGTGTAACACAAGGAGAAACTTTGACATAA
- the LOC129244722 gene encoding uncharacterized protein LOC129244722 yields the protein MKGASVSRSFEFKYIFLLLVIFICEIDSDDKNINKLLNNQVIVSRQIMCVLEKSPCDQLGRQLKAALPEVILRNCRNCSPQQAQNAQKLTNFLQTRYPDVWAMLLKKYQNV from the exons atgaaaGGAGCTAGCGTCTCACGGAGTTttgaattcaaatatatatttttgctattaGTTATTTTCATTTGCGAAATTGATTCTGATgacaaaaacattaataaacttCTTAACAATCAAGTAATTGTTAGCAGACAAATAATGTGCGTTTTGGAAAAAAGCCCTTGTGATCAATTGGGAAGGCAGTTGAAAG CTGCCCTCCCGGAAGTTATTTTAAGGAATTGTCGTAATTGCTCGCCACAACAAGCTCAAAAcgctcaaaaattaacaaattttttacaaaccaGGTATCCAGATGTTTGGGCCATGCTTCtaaagaaataccaaaatgtTTAA
- the LOC129245959 gene encoding oxysterol-binding protein-related protein 2, whose translation MINSDPDTSTSFHRSCLPSEMLQPNDGNIMSILKNCLGKELSKVTMPVTLNEPLSFLQRICEYMEYAEILDQAASEEDPADRMKLVATFAVSALASNWERIGKPFNPLLGETYELQRKDFKFLSEQVSHHPPISAFHAESPHYMFYGSINPKIRFMGKSIEIQPKGVVTVEFPRWKEAYTWSNVNCCVHNVVVGKLWIEQHGTMEIRNHSNGYRAHLEFKETNSSKEANQVFGVIENDQKTILYRLYGKWNELLKCTSEEDYQRYIQHKVDKEANTSHDHHSRKILSKLNSFKMSSFLSVSMQDDQIDTTLLESLNLNNDLSQIPADTKSAILWNANVRPENSTKYYHFTDFAMQLNAIDPKVSLNTLCPTDSRLRPDIRCLEEGDVAGASAQKNRLEEKQRDTKRLRKGKHEKELWKPRWFKFGTNPLTQHEDWMFTGAYWDRNYDFTSEIF comes from the exons ATGATTAATAGCGACCCTGATACGAGTACAAGCTTTCACAG ATCTTGTCTTCCTTCTGAAATGTTACAACCGAATGATGGAAATATCAtgtcgattttaaaaaattgcctGGGAAAGGAGCTCAGCAAAGTTACAATGCCTGTGACGTTAAATGAACCACTGAGCTTTCTACAAAGGATATGTGAATACATGGAATACGCTGAAATATTAGATCAAGCTGCCAGCGAGGAAGATCCAGCTGATCGTATGAAACTTGTTGCAA CGTTCGCGGTATCTGCATTGGCTTCAAATTGGGAACGTATTGGGAAACCATTCAATCCACTTTTGGGAGAGACGTATGAACTTCAAAGGAAAGACTTCAAATTCCTAAGCGAGCAAGTATCTCATCATCCACCAATTTCAGCTTTTCATGCAGAATCTCCTCATTATATGTTTTATGGCTCCATAAATCCGAAAATAAGGTTCATGGGGAAAAGTATTGAAATTCAACCCAAAGGTGTTGTCACTGTTGAATTTCCCAG ATGGAAAGAAGCTTACACATGGAGTAATGTTAATTGTTGTGTGCATAATGTAGTTGTGGGTAAACTTTGGATTGAACAGCATGGCACAATGGAAATAAGGAACCATTCGAACGGTTATCGCGCACATCTCGAATTCAAAGAAACCAATTCTTCCAAAGAAGCCAACCAGGTGTTTGGAGTTATAGAAAATGACCA GAAAACAATATTATATCGGTTATACGGAAAATGGAACGAACTTTTGAAATGTACATCCGAAGAAGACTACCAACGGTATATCCAGCATAAAGTTGATAAAGAAGCAAACACTTCCCATGACCATCATTCTCGAAAGATATTATCAAAGTTAAATAGCTTTAAAATGTCGTCATTTCTCAGCGTTAGCATGCAAGAT GATCAAATCGATACAACTCTGCTGGAGAGTTTAAATCTTAACAATGACTTGAGCCAAATACCTGCCGATACGAAATCAGCAATATTGTGGAACGCTAACGTACGTCCTGAAAATAGTACAaag TATTATCATTTCACAGATTTCGCAATGCAACTTAATGCCATAGATCCAAAAGTTAGCCTCAATACTTTGTGTCCCACCGATTCAAGGTTGCGTCCAGATATAAGATGTCTTGAAGAAGGTGATGTAGCTGGTGCATctgcacaaaaaaatcgattagaAGAAAAACAACGTGATACTAAACGATTGCGAAAAGGAAAACATGAAAAAGAACTTTGGAAACCACG atGGTTCAAGTTTGGAACGAATCCTCTGACCCAACATGAAGATTGGATGTTTACAGGCGCATATTGGGATCGAAACTATGATTTCACGtcagaaattttttaa
- the LOC129245530 gene encoding inner nuclear membrane protein Man1: protein MNKRFEKLSDAELREQLTALGYPKIPITETTRGLLINRLYKTAKPIVKPTNNQFVTQPYTNFAPTKRNRLHDEYGNIPSTDQATSGNRYTIHSPTAYYTEPKCYQTFKKYSPVSVSGGQRMDQNFPVSDYTINSSPEMNISLSTCTEQQSHLGVVNRLLSFRDKTFRKQKVGENQLQSILSLPKKTNKYLSKSKRTMYDFISYISNQSRLNQSFKPYLLVGTFVIFFICLAFVYIFQSPNNLQIEAASQIPKCNDEFGKGDCVPAVHVDTAINLTKEMGKMLQLRSKKYRCSNKKVVIGETEFIKYMEAIGYHHKMHIWRRNLLFVKLLIKQNPQWKIETIQGEDVNYALSIKNPLFCIFYTKIQSFFLIIGIGAIIAVLTWLSFTIYRYIKAWRVNRFNIVEQFTTDIVNELIYRASLSETPEDREIIITHLRDKLIPLNKRSAHLKFWEKALKLLEANDSRIQFGVRICDGEEYRTMKWLGNANFNSRANGLLKKWQSPAFDYANKIVNPPTSCLKIRHMFDCSEANIPNLKQIIEAALIEKVGSRCCIQDIQIDKQSCCVYVRCGSVVDAGLIHNEINGWWFDKRLISIKFLRLQRYLARFPNSTNSAPILNQ from the coding sequence ATGAATAAAAGATTTGAAAAGCTTAGTGATGCCGAGCTACGGGAACAGCTCACAGCTCTAGGATATCCTAAAATACCCATTACAGAGACAACACGTGGTTTATTAATAAATAGACTGTACAAAACGGCCAAACCGATTGTCAAGCCAACAAATAATCAATTTGTCACACAGCCCTATACAAATTTTGCTCCGACTAAGCGAAATAGACTGCATGATGAGTATGGAAATATACCTTCAACTGATCAAGCTACATCCGGTAATCGCTATACAATACATTCTCCGACTGCATATTATACTGAACCAAAATGTTATCaaacttttaaaaagtattcACCAGTGTCCGTGAGTGGAGGCCAACGCATGGATCAAAATTTTCCCGTCAGTGATTACACGATTAATAGTTCGCCAGAAATGAATATTTCTCTTTCTACGTGCACAGAGCAACAGTCACATTTAGGTGTTGTAAACAGATTATTAAGTTTCCGCGACAAAACTTTTCGAAAGCAAAAAGTCGGTGAAAATCAATTACAATCCATTTTATCATTGCccaagaaaacaaacaaatacctAAGTAAATCAAAGCGAACGATGTATGATTTTATATCTTATATCAGTAATCAGTCTCGACTAAACCAAAGCTTTAAACCATATCTGTTAGTTGGAACATTCgtaattttctttatatgtctggcttttgtttacatatttcaaAGTCCAAATAATTTGCAAATTGAAGCGGCAAGTCAAATTCCGAAATGTAATGATGAATTCGGTAAAGGAGATTGCGTCCCCGCAGTGCATGTAGATACCGCTATTAATTTAACAAAGGAAATGGGGAAAATGCTTCAACTTCGATCTAAAAAGTATCGCTGCAGCAACAAAAAGGTCGTAATTGGTGAAACAGAgttcataaaatatatggaGGCAATTGGATACCATCATAAGATGCATATATGGAGAAGAAATTTACTTTTTGTCAAACTGCTTATAAAGCAAAACCCTCAGTGGAAAATTGAAACCATTCAGGGAGAAGATGTCAACTACGCCTTGTCGATTAAAAAcccgttattttgcattttttacacaaaaattcaaagtttcTTTTTGATTATTGGCATAGGTGCTATAATTGCCGTATTAACATGGCTAAGTTTCACCATATATCGTTACATAAAGGCCTGGCGAGTGAATCGTTTTAATATTGTTGAACAGTTTACGACAGATATTGTAAATGAACTTATTTATAGAGCGTCGCTTAGTGAGACTCCAGAAGATCGTGAGATTATCATAACTCATCTACGAGATAAACTAATACCTTTAAATAAGCGTAGTgctcacttaaaattttgggaaaaagcGTTGAAGCTCTTGGAGGCAAACGATAGCCGAATACAATTTGGAGTAAGAATTTGCGATGGAGAAGAATACCGAACTATGAAATGGCTAGgtaatgcaaattttaattcacgAGCAAATGGTTTACTTAAAAAATGGCAAAGCCCAGCGTTTGATTACGCTAATAAAATCGTAAATCCACCTACGTCATGTTTAAAAATTCGTCACATGTTTGATTGCTCAGAAGCAAACATcccaaatttaaagcaaattatAGAAGCAGCTCTAATAGAAAAAGTGGGATCTCGTTGTTGCATTCAAGACATCCAGATTGATAAGCAGAGTTGCTGCGTTTATGTTCGATGTGGCAGTGTGGTTGATGCTGGTTTAATCCATAATGAAATAAATGGCTGGTGGTTTGACAAACGTTTAATCTCTATTAAATTCTTACGGCTACAACGCTATTTGGCGCGTTTTCCGAACAGTACAAACTCGGCTCCAATACTAAATCAATAA